ccccatggaaacACATTAGGACGAATAAACCAATGATCTAACAGCTCTTAAACTTAAGCCTTCAGTTTTGCCAGCTCTTTCGGTTCCATTtgataaggggcgatagacaccagAGCCGTACCAAgaatcaactcaatcccaaattctacCTCACGGCTCGGAGGTaatcctggtaattcctctggaaaaacatctgaaaAGCCCCTCATAGTACGAATGTCCTTAACCGAATAGTCCACAGAAtcagaaacactgatgtaggccaagTATGCCTCACATCTTTTCCTCACCAGCTTCTCTACTACCAACGTAGATATCACATTGCCCAGATAATTTCGTCATTCTCCAATCACGGCTACCTCATTATCCTCCTCGGTCCTTAGAACCACCTTCTTTTCAGCACAATCAAGACTTATACGATGCTTCACCAACCAGTCCATACTAAGAATTAAGTCGAACTTCCCAAATAAAAGTTCCATCAGATGAGCCAAAAATATTGTCCCTTGGACTTCCAACGAAATGTCCCAGAATAGCTTACTAACCCTAATGGTCTGCCCCAGCGGACTCACCACAGAAATCTCACTAGAAGTACTCTCAGACGGAATTCCTAAAGTTTCAGACACAGAACATACAATATAAGAATGTGTAGAGCATATGTCTATCAGTGTAACATAAGCTACATTAAGAATAAAAAAACGTACCCGTGATGATGTCTGGAGCATCTCCATCCCCACGACGACGTGCAACATAGACAAGtgcaggctgcctcgcctcagtcggCCCAGCACCTCTATCAAGTGCTCTTTGACCTCGACCCATACTGTTATCACCCCTAGCCTGTCCTCGGCCCCTGGGTGGCTGCTGTACTCCTCCGGCAGCTGCGCAGTCTCAACAATCGGAGCTTGCACCTGATTACCCCTTAGTGGACAATCTTTAACTCGATGCTTAGTCGATCCACACCTCAACAAGTGCTAGTAGATCTCCAACACTCACCTGGATGACGTCTATTACATAGCTGACAGATCACCACCCCAGCAGGTGCAACAGTAGGCCCAACTCTAAGTGGCCCTTCAGCCTTGGCCTTTTTCTTAAGCCTTATCCCAGAACCAATAGACTCAGAATCCCTCTTAACTTTCCCTTTCTCACGGTTTTAGTGCTCAGAACgtttcacttcctcggctatcttggCCTTCTCGACCAATATTGAAAAATCCTATTTCCTCTGAGGATCTATCAGAACTCACAGACTATCACGAAGACCATCCTCAAATTAAACACAGCGCTCATACTCATTCGCCACCATGCCCCTCGCATAACGACTCAGCCTCGTACTCTGCCACCGAACGGTCCCCCTAAGTGACATTCAGGAACGCACGCCCCCTAGCGTCAATATAACTAGCTCCCACATACTTACTCTGATAGGTGGTCTTAAATAAATCCCAAGTCAACCTATCAAGCTGAGTACCCTCCTTAACGGTCAACCACCACTATTATGCCTCATCGTGAAGCAAAGACACAGCCTCATTGAGCTTCTGATCATCAGTAAAATCCAAATCATCCATTATGCACTCTgtggcctccatccaatactcGACCACACTCGGAGCAACTCCAATGATATCCCTAAATATATCAACCCCATTCGACCAGAATCGTTCCGCAACCGACCTATGGCCTCCAGATCCAACATTAgccccagcgaccctctccaaaattcgCAGCATGGCCTAGGATAGTGCGTCATCCCCAGCTGCACGATCTTGAGACTCAGCACTAGTTTCAGTAACAGTTGACACCGGTATCACATTAGTGTCCAAATTAGAGATCGTATTAGATGCAAAAGACTCAACTCAAATCCTTCTACAGCCTCTACCTCGGCCCCTAGTACCTCGTCCACGAGTAGCACACGTGCTCATCCCAGCTATCGAATTAATCTGTATTTGGAAATTTTATGCACATCAATTTACAGTTTCGATAATTATTAGCAGATATTTCATGTAGAACAGTATCAGAGTTTCAGAATTAGTTATCGAGAGTAATAGGCTCACTATGGTTTCCAATTTACACTACTTAAAGTGTTTCATGattgcgtgatttcgtgataggttttaaatatttataattaatcattcttgaaactaactattatcgcgatgtaggcaagtgtacctatcgaacagtagtatagttttagtaagatcagattgtcgaacccaaaagaactaaaagtactagtaatgactgtctttttattatctagcctaagaataaagagattttgttttaactaactaattatctaaactaagaacttacagagaatagaattgaggaattgcttttgggaaaatcgattgaattaagacaatacctaaggaaaaatccacctaaactgtacttgttattctggcttcgaatcggatgatttattcatttaacttgttccgtagagatccctaagttatgttattgtcCCTATTccagactaataatgtctaatccctagattgaataattgagacctttctctaattaacagcCTAGGGTTGCGTTGGATCCTCTTAtttggtttcaccctaatccggcaaaatcttgtcaccctatgtctaggcgtgtaAACaattctgcttaattatgacaaatgtactcttagacagggtctattcctcctctgaataagagcttatcttgaatcagtatcctgggatatcaaaacaagaattaagaacacataaataagaacaagttaaatatttatgatacaattcagaaaataataacaagattcgtcttaggtttcattccccttaggtatttagggcttttagttcataactaaataagaaaacatctcagaataataaagaatacataacataaagaaaactgaaaactcctgaaggggaaattaaggagagatcttcagtcttgatgatgaatttggcttctgagatggaacaATCGGCTTCCTcggagtaatttcttactccctGCCTATGtgtccccttttcttcctcctctaaggtgtatttataggctttagaatgcctaagagccctccaaattagcctttttctgaattggactcaacttgggctcggcagggacacgcccgtgtgcgattacttcaggccatgcttgagcctgccaaattgacacggtcgtgtgatctgcctgtgtgaggaggtcgaggccgtgttgatttcgtactttggcccattttctccgtttttagcCCTTTTCTCGTTTCTttcgctctcctaagtataaaacataaaattaaagcattaggagcatcgaattcaccaattctaatgggaaatcatccataaaatgcgttaaacatggggtaaaaatatgtataaattacggtttatcaaatacccccacacttaagcattttcctgtcctcaagcaaaatcctcaactcataatcaaaataaatccttctcaacttataatttctatcgataatatctcgaaataatccacaagtaatcatacattgagaattcaactaaaagaacatcaaagtttgaaacattccaagttgagcattttatcctgaaaacataggtgtctctcctcatctaagtaattacctttgattcagaatatcatagagtttcacatcctcattaaagattcactcaaatcactcaaggtgtttaaggacaataaatgaagcactcaatagtcaataatgaaaagtcattaccataggctttcatgaaaatcaaatctccaccacttataAATTGAGataaaacatcaatcaaaaggtctttagatggTTATAAAGCGACTTGGTTAGGGGGtgcggtcacaagctgaaagaaaaggttagaatcgagattgaattgaaaaattgcctaattAGAAAAagagctagtcatcaattgcgtacaacagagcttttctcagaatatgaaatttaacttctttggctcagaagattactactactaagatgtatacatttttttaagaacaagttaaactacaaagtagaataaaacatagctaagcaactatttcaattccaatctcgacaaaaatggggatcaaattaatttaggggatttcaacaataatgggttaagggttaatattaagggtaatacaagaaatggcttgttagctcaatagagcttactaagggttaatcatggaggtagacttttcatggcatgagcgggttaatcctaagtgccattctcattttgacatatcaaataaaaaagtgtggtcttaacatgcataatcaagcaagttctagaataacagtttcaATTACaaatgcactcaaagcaataataaaagtgagcatgaaagaattaatagatgctcaaaaggctaaaaaatctcacaaaaattatggctttttgatgtttaaaacttgtgaattccaactcaaagtaatacctaaactttggggaaaacaacctaaaattttaaattcttaaaaattaacttatcatgcttgattctctaatgtcttgaggtttaaacaatcaatgcataaatgcctatgttttaattcaagatatatcaatcaacgtcataaatcaatcaaaatttatcctaaatatgatatgagagctttccaagagaacaaggcagtcattcagggatttttctgataatgaaataaatacctccacacttaagatgtacagtgccttcaatgtacaaagatagatattagaatataaaaataagataaggagagatgtgaaacttcttgtatgatgaattcctcgaactagagttttggagagtaatcggtgcgaGAGTGATCGgtgtgagagtggaggaggatactccaacggtggtagaggttcattagtctataagtcctgcatcaaaagaatattatatctagtggtagctatggttgtggtcgatcaggacatggcagtcgtggagaacctttactggtagagtttttagttcctatgcgatgatgagcttaagagctctatataactgtaataaaatcaggaactttttaggggatatcaggaagaataattacttataaagaaataactgaaattgataattaaaaataaaattctaaaatctaataaaaataaaaagtagttttaataaaaattaaaaacataaaataataaataaatgtttttaaacatcttcatcgttggatggttctcgaggtgggactggcgataagatgtggaggtgctaactaatctgctgtagagtagcatcaatgttgtcaaatcgttgaaaacactgctgctcgaatcgagtgaggcactcagagatgtcagcatatgaagccgtcgtatgaactggacgagaggctGGTAGTGGCTGAGTctgtgggtcctcgtgctgtggagggacatcattaggaatgtcctcgtaggcctcctcctcggtagattgggcgagacgatattgagtAGGGTAGGTTTCTCggcgcttttcgatcatcctcatgatAGGTTTCTCGGTACTTTTTGATCATCCTCATGTTAAGCATGCTCAAGATGTCTTGTGGAGATATCTGACCAATGAGGGATAAGGATGATTCCTGGGCTGTGGTGCTGAGGAGctcgaagtgtcgagccaaccgagtaacacaggggccaatagagatgacccccttcctatgctgctccgtctggtgttgaatcgcgagggcgatgaaataggcaaggtcgatgacgtaccCGTGCGATATACACCATAAAAATTAGGCATCATGAGTGTTgatgacgccagtgctctctcgtcgtcctgtaatcgtgtgagccaaaatggcgtgtaggtacctcagagatggagggagagccgatgccttggagcgactaggattgtaggtggccccacCTAGTACTGGTGCATCCCAGCACCGTAAAGGAGAACTatggatgtggcggttgagagcatgtaagtcattctcctccttgaattccTCCATATATAAACCCAGCGCCGTACTGAATTCTGGGACGCTGAGCTGGCGGACTAACCTGCCTAGGTGAAATTGGATCGTgctgggatcatcgtagttcgtcattatgGTCTGAAGATGGGGAGTAAAGAAATCttgtaatgaaataaaaaaaacttgaacatgaaaaaaaactaaaaattattttagattatgacatttaaaagtatgaaaataacataaaaacttgcatattattatgataaaaagccttagaaattattaaaatagacaAGAAAGAAAACAAACACTAGGAAGGGAGGATTGAGCGTCAAAAATAGAGTTGGGGGAGGCGCACGGCCGTGGCGGGGAGGCCGTGTGGAAttgcagcagctagggttagggtttttgagtgtGGAAGAtaatgaatagtgcagggtatttatagattttagggcacacggccaggtaacacgcccgtgttccccaattccagcccgtgtgattcacgaattttaaatttgggcgcgtctgacatttagtataCGCTTGTGTTCCTTGGGTCTGTGGGTGCACACAGCTGTGTCGCATGGCCATGTCTGGCGTTGTTTGTTTCTCCCACGCTCGTGTATGAAGACCCACGCCCATGTCAATCTAATAGGTTCGAgcacgggtgctagacacgggcgtgttgcacacCAGTTCTGTTTTAACAGGTTCGCCCACGGTTCTTccgcacgggcgtgtcgcatgcccgtgttgttttggtaggCTCAACCACGGCCATGTCTCACGGTTGTGGCGTTTTATTGTAGCCtgtgtttggggaaatctttgtcctgttttcacatggccctaagcacgcccatgtgcttggccgtgtctctgtggaaaacctatattcaagagctccattagtaagttaggtgttgaagactaaattttaaaaaagttaatacagttagtgctcgggttgcttcctgagaagcacttatttatagtctaagctcgacttacctctccgttgaatgatcatggtggtttgaggagtttatactcttcattcctgctattaatctcatcaaaataaggttttaaatgggtattgtttaccttaaaagtgccgaacttgggatgactcacctcaatCGTACCGAATTGGAAAATGTTGAGTACCGTAatagggatttcttcattcggtatGGTAACAACAATgtagggatctgcggcatctaagaaaactctatctccaaccttaagtttatTTGGAAATGTATTGAGCTCGTTCCGTCGTAGATTCGATTTGTCGGGTGTTCTCGATTTATGCGTCTACCATTCATCTAGcttctcgatttgtagccttcaatcttcatgaataggtcctctactattgcttgagaatggctcatgtacttccttcagactcatttcctgcaaagaaggttgcactatattgtcagttttagtagaatggtttagacgatcaccttcaattttcaatGTGTTACCGGAATtgcaagcttgaagggtgattgtttcgtctcccacacggagtgtgagttcacctgtgccaacatcaataatttttttagcagttgctaaaaagggccttcctagaattaaaggagtgttgctatcctcctctatgtctagaacaatgaagtcaacagggaatataaaattatcgattttaactagcacatcttcaataatacccctagggaatcttatagttttatctgctaattgaatgctcatcctagtctgtttgggtttcccgagacctagttgcttaaacattttgtaaggcatgacgttgatactagcccttaaatcagctaatgcattattaacatctaaactaccaattaagcaaggaatcgtaaaactccctggatcttttaatttgtttggTAGCTTATTTTACAGAATAGCTAAGGAcattgcgtttagctccacatgcgacgccttgtccaacttccgtttatttactaaaagctcatttaaaaatttcattgcatttggcatctgcgatagagcttcaataaacggtaagttaatgtgtaatttttttaagagtttaaggaatttaccaaattgttcatctgagcggtctttccttgttgcgttggggtatgacacacgagatttatattcgacattcactgatttgtttttatcatGACCTACCTCATCTTGATctctgctcaccacagtttcttgctttGGTTCTGGTTtaggctcaacgaatccttcttcatctctaacattaatcgcgttgagctattcccttgggttgggtttagtattacttggtaatttaccttgtggtcatttagagattagtttggacagttGGCCTAtatgagtttcgagcccttggatcgacattTGTTcatttttaagtgctatctcggtgttctggaaatgggtttctaacaccgagataaatttagatagcatctcttcaaggttcgatttcttttcctgttgatagggtggttgttgaaaacccggacgatgttgtggtctttgatttccttgaccgccccacaagaaattgggatggttcctccaacctgcattataagtgttactatatgggttattttgggatctagagttattgttacccatatattgaacttgttcctcctcgattcTAGGGTTGAAGGGctgatactctgtgcatgctcctcctccattcgtctcgcacctcattactggatgtacctgagtagaaccaagtaaaccatcaatatttttatttagaagttcttcCTGGTTTGACATCATAGTAACCGAATCGGCGTTATAAATGCCtgttgtttttgttggctttgtcctcatgatttaccactgatagttattcagtgacatctcctctataaactcataagcttctttaggtgttttattattgatggtttggccagcagctacgtcaaccatttgtcgagtcgaaggattcaggccattatggaatgtttggacctgaagccaaagcggtaacccatggtgagggcaccttcttagtaagtccttgtatctctcccatgcattgtaaagagtttcttagtccatctgcacaaacgaagagatatcattatgtaatttagccgttttagctggcaaaaaatattttagaaaatttttttcggtcatttgttcctaagtagtaattgaccctcgtggtaacgagttcaaccactgttttgctttgttcctcaatgaaaaagggaataaccgaagacgaatggcatcatcagaaacactattaattttaaatgtatcgcatagttccaaaaagtttgctaagtgagcgttgggatcctcatcctgcaaaccatcaaactgaactaattgctgtatcatttgaatagtgttaggttttagttcaaaattatttgcagctacagcaggactaactatgctcaattcaattcctattaaagaaggtctagcataatcatacatagtgcgtgtagcaggattttgattaaccacaattgtaggaggtagctgattgtcttggtttccaaccatctcttcagttgggggttgagtatcgtcctcttgcttattcactgtgtatcttaagcttcgccttatttctctttgatgtctgcgaactgtgcgatcgattttttcgtcaaaaagtagtggtcctgatgggtttcttctagacataaactataaaaacttgccaagggaaagaaaaaaataaattaataaataataataataaattaatttaaattaaattgcaagaaaaataaatggttaaagtaataaaaattgagcgttcctaatatcttagttcctcggtaacggcgccaaaaactttatcgcgtgatttcgtgataggttttaaatatttataattaatcattcttgaaactaactattatcgcgatgtaggcaagtgtacctatcgaacagtagtatagttttagtaagaccggattgtcaaacccaaaggaactaaaagtactagtaatgactgtctttttattatctagcctaagaataaagaggttttgttttaagtAACTAATTATcaaaactaagaactcacagagaatagaattagggaattgcttttgggaaaatcaattgaattaagacaatacctaagaagaaatccacctagattgtacttgttattctggctctgaatcggacgatttattcatttaacttgttccgtagagatccctaagttatgttattatccctattcaagactagtaacgtctaatccttagattgaataattgagacctttctctaattaacaccctaaggttgcattaactcgatctatggatccccttattaggtttcaccctaatccggcaaaatcttgtcaccctatgtctaggcgcacaaaCAACTcttcttaattatgacaaatgtactcttagacatagtctattcctcctctgaataggagcttatcttgaatcagtatcctgggatatcaaaacaagaattaagaacacataattaagaacaagttaaatatttatcatacaattcagaaaataataacaagattcgtcttaggtttcattccccttaggtatttagggcttttagttcataactaaataataaaacatctcagaataataaagaatacaaaacataaagaaaacctaaaactcctgaatgggaaattaaggagagatctttggtcttgatgataaatccggcttctgagatggattaatcggcttcctcggagtaatttcttactccctcCTTGTGTGTCCTATTTTTTTCCTCctatagggtgtatttataggctttagaatgcctaagagccctcaaaattagctttttccgaattggacttaacttgggctcggcagggacacgcccgtgtgtgattacttcaggccgtgctcgagcctgcaaaattgacacggccgtgtagtctgcccatgtgaggaggtccaggccatgttgatttcgtactttggcccattttctacgtttttggctcgtttctcgttcctttctctctcctatgctctcctaagtataaaacatgaaattaaagcattaggagcatctaaTTTACCAATTCTAATGataaatcattcataaaatgcgttaaacatggggtaaaaatatgtataaattacggtctATCATTTCAGTAAAGTACTACCTATAGAGGTCTCACAATACATACATAGTATTTCAAAAAGATACAGATAAATTTCAGTATAAGCATGCTTTCAAACAGTACATATTAGAGTTTCAAGGAACTTACAAGatcggtgccggagactcggtgaacCACTTATTTaccaaaaatatttcaaattactTTACCACTTACTTTCTAAATCCCATTCTTTTTACTTCCCAAATCCACAGTTGGGTTTTTGTAAACCTGGCTctaatactactaaatgtatCACCCCCaatccagcctagacgttatagccAAATCTGGCGGTGTCACATAAGAGTATTTTTAGAAAATATTATCAAGTTAAGAATCGTTCAGTTCATTATCGTAACATAAGTCGTGAAATCTCCAATTCGTTTATTAGGTGAACTCATTTCATTATCGcggaagctaaaacatcattaatcaatagcttaatagtttaaaatcccaaaataaacttaaaaatagttcaagttcaaagacattttaatcccaaaaataaatagttagAATAAAGCAGATAAAATAGAATGTTACTCAAAAATCTATAAATGTCCAACACtggtcaccatcgagccctccatcacaccgatccatctactgttgaggattacctgacagaaaaataaataaaggggtgagttttcgcaaactcagtgtgtacatccccacgaACAACATGCACACAAACAGATAACAGAATACAGATAGTTCAGCCTTAGCCATACAGGTGTCGCATGCATAACAAATCAGATATCAGAAAACATACCTACCAATCCTgtacaccatctccgaccaacccaacacaccatgtggggatagaatcgacccacccaaccctacacaccaagtatggagataaaatcaacccatccaaccgTACACACCAAAAGGTACCGTAAAACAGTACATAATAGATATATGCAGCGTAGCTTCCAAATAACAGGCTAGTCGTCtctcagacttccttctcttcacaacaatcccaacccaatgcaatgcaacatacatatcatgacatgCTTATATGCAGATATCAGCTCTTATCAAAATCATAGCAGAACAAATATACAGAATCAGACAGATACACATGCTTGTAATACCATGCTTTTGCATACAATTCAGTAATTAATCAGAGTATGGGGTTTAAGTAACGCTTACCGCCCCTACAgttaggtcacagtcgacttaggaGACTCGTGCAAACTTACAAAACATTTTAAACAAAttgggctcacacacccgtgtgctttgctcgtgtgggcctacatgcctatgtggcccacacggcctaactTGGCTTTGTCCGTGTGGATCAGACGGCCTGGCCCAAAGTCTCACATGTctgtgtggttcacccgtgtgacccacacgcccgtgcggCCTACAAGGCCCAATTGATCATGCCCATGCCTAGTACATGGCCTCGCCAGCCTCACAGGCTTGTGTCTGTCCCGC
This window of the Gossypium arboreum isolate Shixiya-1 chromosome 12, ASM2569848v2, whole genome shotgun sequence genome carries:
- the LOC108477793 gene encoding uncharacterized protein LOC108477793 — its product is MLRILERVAGANVGSGGHRSVAERFWSNGVDIFRDIIGVAPSVVEYWMEATECIMDDLDFTDDQKLNEAVSLLHDESVSSDRSSEEIGFFNIGREGQDSRGSETLKKKAKAEGPLRVGPTVAPAGVVICQLCNRRHPAAGGVQQPPRGRGQARGDNSMGRGQRALDRGAGPTEARQPALVYVARRRGDGDAPDIITGIPSESTSSEISVVSPLGQTIRVSKLFWDISLEVQGTIFLAHLMELLFGKFDLILSMDWLVKHRISLDCAEKKVVLRTEEDNEDIRTMRGFSDVFPEELPGLPPSREVEFGIELILGTALVSIAPYQMEPKELAKLKA